Proteins from a genomic interval of Colletotrichum higginsianum IMI 349063 chromosome 6, whole genome shotgun sequence:
- a CDS encoding Duf1680 domain protein, whose protein sequence is MSNPQITFRQTTFTGPSLLSARRRTISRTTIRAQLDQLRANGQYDCFKLGWHPIYDDKSRWPAPLHLFWDSDVAKWIEGACYFLADEYDVEVDAAVRELVAMIRGAQHADGYLNIHFSVVEPGKRWTNIRDMHEMYNAGHLIEAALAHTQYYRNDLLMEPIEKYIAHIRHRFGTGDGQLRAYPGHPEIELALLRFYSVTGSRDAYDLARFFLEERGNPTGQDGQHFYDWEMERRGEPRWKRPNSFPMDRSYWYCQAHAPILDQPTIEGHAVRAMYLLTAAADLLNLSRTGSPSAPAQPLAAAPDWLAALRRLWSNMVDKKMYLTGGIGAMAQWEGFGIDYFLPQGADEGGGYAETCASVGVMMLAERLLHADPELDGRYADVMELCLYNNVMTAMSLDGRAFTYENPLASCEGAPSGREDWFWCACCPPNVTRLFGSLGGYLWDYGGGGEDEAWVNVHLYTNAEVKFAAGGAEVTLSQKSNWPWEGNVQFELGGAEALETTIRLRIPAWAEGAFVLTPAAAPGTTALEGGYLRLGAAYTTAHAVFSLDVGGFAPRLVAPHPYTGQRTLALVRGPVVYCVEDADHGWEGNHFKDVGLRGGEAVREEWRSADGGGDGEGRSRCLDYKSISH, encoded by the exons ATGTCCAACCCTCAGATCACATTCCGGCAGACGACCTTCACGGGCCCCTCGCTCCTctccgcccgccgccgcaccatCTCCCGCACTACCATCCGCGCCCAGCTCGACCAGCTCCGCGCCAACGGCCAGTACGACTGCTTCAAGCTGGGATGGCACCCTATCTATGATGACAAGTCGCGTTGGCCCGCGCCCCTGCACCTGTTCTGGGACAGCGACGTCGCCAAGTGGATCGAGGGCGCCTGCTACTTCCTGGCCGACGAGtacgacgtcgaggtcgacgccgccgtacGGGAGCTGGTCGCCATGATCCGCGGCGCGCAGCACGCGGACGGCTACCTTAACATCCATttctccgtcgtcgagccgggGAAGCGGTGGACTAACATTCGCGATATGCACGAGAT GTACAACGCCGGCCATCTGATCGAAGCTGCCCTTGCGCACACGCAGTATTACAGAAACGACCTCCTCATGGAGCCCATCGAGAAGTACATAGCCCACATCCGCCATCGCTTCGGTACCGGAGACGGCCAGCTGCGCGCCTACCCGGGACACCCCGAGATCGAACTCGCACTTCTCCGGTTCTACTCGGTGACGGGCTCCCGGGACGCGTACGACCTCGCAcgcttcttcctcgaggAGCGCGGAAACCCCACGGGCCAGGACGGCCAGCACTTTTATGACTGGGAGATGGAGCGGCGCGGCGAGCCGCGCTGGAAGCGGCCCAACTCGTTCCCCATGGACCGCTCCTATTGGTACTGCCAGGCCCACGCGCCCATCCTTGACCAGCCCACCATCGAGGGCCACGCCGTCCGCGCCATGTACCtcctcaccgccgccgccgacctgctgAATCTCTCCCGCACAGGCAgcccctcggcgccggcccagccgctggccgccgccccggaCTGGCTCGCGGCACTCCGCCGTCTCTGGTCCAACATGGTGGATAAGAAAATGTACCTTACaggcggcatcggcgccatGGCGCAGTGGGAAGGGTTCGGCATCGACTACTTCCTGCCGCAGGgcgcggacgagggcgggGGCTATGCCGAGACGTGCGCGTCGGTAGGCGTCATGATGCTCGCCGAGCGGCTGCTGCACGCGGACCCGGAGCTGGACGGGCGGTACGCGGACGTCATGGAGCTGTGCCTGTACAACAACGTCATGACGGCCATGAGCCTCGACGGGCGGGCCTTTACATATGAGAACCCGCTCGCGAGCTGCGAGGGCGCGCCGAGCGGGAGGGAAGACTGGTTCTGGTGCGCGTGCTGCCCGCCCAACGTGACGCGTCTGTTTGGCAGCCTGGGCGGGTACCTCTGGGactacggcggcggcggcgaggacgaggcatGGGTGAACGTGCACCTGTACACGAACGCCGAGGTGAAATTCGCCGCGGGCGGAGCCGAGGTGACGCTGTCGCAGAAGTCCAACTGGCCGTGGGAGGGCAACGTGCAGTTCGAGCTCGggggcgccgaggcgctcgagacGACGATCCGGCTGCGCATCCCGGCCTGGGCCGAGGGCGCATTCGTGCTCACGCCCGCGGCGGCTCCCGGGACGACCGCGCTGGAGGGCGGGTATCTGCGGCTGGGCGCGGCGTACACGACGGCCcacgccgtcttctcgctgGACGTAGGCGGCTTTGCGCCGCGGCTCGTCGCGCCGCACCCGTACACGGGCCAGAGGACGCTGGCCCTCGTGCGCGGGCCGGTCGTGTACtgcgtcgaggacgccgaccaCGGCTGGGAGGGAAACCACTTCAAGGACGTCGGCTTGAGGGGGGGTGAGGCGGTTCGGGAGGAGTGGAGGAGCGCCGACGGAGGGGGCGACGGGGAGGG